In a genomic window of Variovorax paradoxus:
- a CDS encoding MFS transporter, translating to MTTAPSRRSLRALDALAFFAPDIQGGVGPFLVVFMAGTLAWDPQRIGSVMFVSALVGLAVQAPAGALIDSVRRKPRWIAGAVALIALCLVAMAQWPLYGTILAGQSLIGAAGTLVAPALAATSLGMVGRAGLDARIGRNAAITAAGTVLWALGTGWVGHAFGPRAMFFYAVAMALPTIAAALLIRDRDVDPRLARGADAPSDDLTPGTVRWHDRRLVVLLACAFLFHLANAAMLTLVAQKVGSRTGAAATLWLSAGVIVTQLVTIPIAMAVGRWAPRLARKPVFLVGFAVLPVRGLLYLLADSPAALLALQVLDGIGAGIFGVMLTLMIGDLTRGSGHFNFALGLGAACVGLGAALSNLLAGSIAHAAGYGTAFVVLAAIAAAALALFALAMPETRGRDARTAHAPAALTTAAP from the coding sequence ATGACGACCGCGCCCTCCCGCCGCAGCCTGCGCGCCCTCGATGCGCTGGCCTTCTTCGCACCCGACATCCAGGGCGGCGTCGGCCCGTTCCTGGTGGTCTTCATGGCCGGCACCTTGGCCTGGGATCCGCAACGCATCGGCAGCGTGATGTTCGTCTCGGCGCTGGTCGGGCTGGCGGTGCAGGCGCCGGCCGGCGCGCTGATCGACAGCGTGCGCCGCAAGCCGCGCTGGATCGCGGGCGCGGTCGCGCTGATCGCCTTGTGCCTGGTGGCGATGGCCCAGTGGCCGCTCTACGGCACCATCCTCGCGGGCCAGTCGCTGATCGGCGCCGCGGGCACGCTGGTCGCGCCCGCCCTCGCGGCCACCAGCCTCGGCATGGTGGGCCGCGCCGGCCTCGACGCGCGCATCGGCCGCAATGCCGCGATCACCGCGGCCGGCACGGTGCTGTGGGCGCTGGGCACCGGCTGGGTCGGCCATGCCTTCGGGCCGCGCGCGATGTTCTTCTATGCGGTGGCGATGGCGCTGCCGACCATCGCGGCGGCGCTGCTGATCCGCGACCGCGACGTCGACCCGCGGCTGGCGCGCGGCGCCGACGCGCCATCCGATGACCTCACCCCGGGCACCGTCCGCTGGCACGACCGCCGCCTCGTCGTGCTGCTGGCCTGCGCCTTCCTGTTCCACCTAGCCAATGCCGCGATGCTGACGCTGGTGGCGCAGAAGGTCGGTTCGCGCACCGGCGCCGCGGCCACGCTGTGGCTGTCGGCCGGCGTGATCGTCACGCAGCTGGTGACCATCCCGATCGCGATGGCGGTCGGACGCTGGGCGCCGCGGCTCGCGCGCAAGCCGGTGTTCCTGGTCGGCTTCGCGGTGCTGCCGGTGCGCGGGCTGCTCTACCTGCTGGCCGACAGCCCCGCCGCGCTGCTCGCGCTGCAGGTGCTCGACGGCATCGGCGCGGGCATCTTCGGCGTGATGCTGACGCTGATGATCGGCGACCTCACGCGCGGCAGCGGCCACTTCAACTTCGCGCTCGGCCTGGGCGCGGCCTGCGTCGGGCTGGGCGCGGCGCTCAGCAACCTGCTGGCGGGCAGCATCGCGCACGCGGCCGGCTACGGCACCGCCTTCGTCGTGCTCGCGGCCATCGCCGCCGCCGCGCTCGCGCTGTTCGCGCTCGCCATGCCCGAAACTCGGGGGCGGGACGCGCGCACCGCGCACGCTCCCGCCGCCCTGACCACCGCCGCTCCATGA